In Zunongwangia profunda SM-A87, the following proteins share a genomic window:
- the ilvB gene encoding biosynthetic-type acetolactate synthase large subunit, with protein sequence MEVKTASFEKTSADTSMTVSGAEAVIKCLLEEGVETIYGYPGGAIMPVYDELYKYQDKIHHVLTRHEQGATHAAQGYARVSGKVGVAVATSGPGATNLVTGIADAQIDSTPLVCITGQVGSHLLGSDAFQETDIVGISTPITKWNYQVTKAEEIPEVIAKAFYIAKSGRPGPVLVDITKDAQFASLEFNYKKCSGIRSYKPNPEVNLLQVEKAAEAINSAKKPMIVFGQGVILGGAEELFKEFVEKTGIPAAWTILGLSALPTKHPLNVGMVGMHGNYGPNVLTNECDVLIAIGMRFDDRVTGNLDHYAKQAKVVHLEIDPAEINKNVYADFPVLGNVKETLKILMELVQPKSHKEWHNRFKELYKTEYEKVISGNLDVNKPDLGMAEVIQEININTKGNAVIVSDVGQHQMAACRYSDFTQTRSNVTSGGLGTMGFALPAAIGAKMGSPKREVVAIIGDGGYQMTIQELGTIFQTKVPVKIVVLNNGFLGMVRQWQQLFFDRRYASTEMTNPDFVTIAKGYHIEANRVTDRSQLKDAVKTMIDHDGPYFLEVKVEQEENVFPMVPTGASVSDIILE encoded by the coding sequence ATGGAAGTAAAAACAGCTAGTTTCGAAAAGACATCGGCAGATACTTCAATGACTGTTTCTGGAGCAGAAGCAGTAATTAAGTGTTTGTTAGAGGAAGGCGTAGAAACGATTTATGGTTACCCGGGTGGGGCTATTATGCCGGTGTATGATGAATTATACAAATACCAGGATAAAATTCACCACGTCCTTACCAGACATGAGCAGGGAGCTACTCACGCTGCACAAGGCTATGCCCGCGTAAGTGGTAAAGTAGGAGTTGCGGTAGCAACCTCTGGTCCTGGTGCGACTAATTTAGTTACAGGAATTGCAGATGCTCAAATAGATTCTACACCCTTAGTGTGTATTACGGGGCAGGTAGGTTCTCATTTGTTAGGTAGTGATGCTTTTCAGGAAACCGATATTGTAGGGATTTCTACCCCTATTACAAAATGGAACTATCAGGTAACCAAAGCCGAAGAAATTCCTGAGGTGATCGCGAAAGCATTTTATATTGCAAAATCGGGACGTCCTGGCCCTGTTTTAGTAGATATTACTAAAGATGCGCAATTTGCTTCCCTGGAGTTCAATTATAAAAAATGTAGCGGAATTCGCAGTTATAAACCCAACCCAGAGGTGAATTTGCTTCAGGTTGAAAAAGCAGCCGAGGCAATTAATTCAGCTAAAAAACCAATGATCGTTTTTGGTCAGGGGGTAATCCTTGGTGGTGCAGAGGAGCTATTTAAAGAATTTGTAGAGAAAACCGGTATTCCTGCAGCATGGACGATCTTAGGCCTTTCGGCTTTGCCTACAAAACATCCTTTAAATGTTGGTATGGTAGGTATGCACGGTAATTACGGACCAAATGTCCTTACCAACGAATGTGATGTTTTAATCGCCATAGGGATGCGTTTTGATGATCGTGTGACCGGTAATTTAGATCATTATGCAAAGCAGGCTAAAGTGGTGCATTTAGAAATTGATCCTGCAGAGATCAATAAGAATGTTTATGCCGATTTTCCAGTTTTAGGAAACGTAAAGGAAACGCTTAAAATATTAATGGAACTTGTACAGCCCAAATCTCATAAAGAATGGCATAACAGGTTTAAAGAATTATATAAAACTGAATATGAGAAAGTAATCAGCGGAAATCTGGATGTTAATAAGCCAGATTTAGGAATGGCTGAGGTTATTCAGGAAATCAATATAAATACTAAAGGCAATGCGGTTATCGTTTCAGATGTTGGTCAGCATCAAATGGCAGCCTGTAGATATTCAGATTTTACGCAAACCAGAAGTAACGTAACCAGTGGTGGTTTAGGAACTATGGGGTTTGCATTGCCAGCCGCTATTGGAGCAAAGATGGGAAGTCCTAAGCGCGAAGTCGTAGCTATTATTGGTGATGGTGGGTATCAAATGACCATTCAGGAATTAGGTACCATTTTTCAAACTAAAGTTCCGGTTAAAATCGTGGTTTTAAATAATGGATTTTTAGGAATGGTACGACAATGGCAACAATTATTCTTTGATAGAAGATATGCTTCTACAGAAATGACAAACCCAGATTTTGTTACCATAGCCAAAGGATACCATATAGAAGCAAACCGGGTTACAGATCGTTCGCAACTTAAGGATGCCGTAAAAACAATGATTGATCACGATGGCCCATATTTCCTTGAAGTGAAGGTAGAACAGGAAGAAAATGTTTTCCCTATGGTACCAACAGGGGCATCAGTTTCAGATATAATTTTAGAGTAA
- the ilvN gene encoding acetolactate synthase small subunit: MEKKNFTVSIYTENNLGLLSRIAAIFLKRHINIESITASPSEVPEVMRFIIVVEVTEEQIKKIVGQIEKQIEVIKAFYHTAEEMIYQETALYKIKSSEFLDDLNVQAFIKATNARIVTVTPKFFVIEKTGKRSEVDELYETLKPYGLMQFVRSGTIAVTKNEMPITGILEKFNTTNSIS; the protein is encoded by the coding sequence ATGGAAAAGAAAAATTTCACAGTTTCGATATATACTGAAAATAATTTAGGACTGTTAAGCCGAATTGCGGCCATCTTCCTAAAGAGACATATTAATATAGAAAGTATTACCGCTTCGCCAAGTGAGGTGCCGGAGGTAATGCGGTTTATAATTGTAGTTGAAGTTACTGAAGAGCAGATCAAGAAAATTGTAGGACAGATCGAAAAGCAAATTGAAGTGATTAAAGCTTTTTATCATACCGCAGAAGAAATGATCTATCAGGAAACAGCTTTATACAAAATCAAATCTTCAGAATTCTTGGACGATTTAAATGTGCAGGCTTTTATTAAGGCAACCAATGCGCGTATAGTTACCGTTACCCCAAAATTCTTTGTGATTGAAAAAACCGGTAAACGCAGTGAGGTAGATGAACTTTACGAAACTTTAAAACCTTACGGTTTAATGCAGTTTGTACGTTCGGGCACCATTGCGGTAACCAAAAATGAAATGCCAATAACAGGAATCTTAGAAAAATTTAATACAACAAATTCAATATCATGA
- the ilvC gene encoding ketol-acid reductoisomerase: MTNYFNSLSLREKLAQLGTCRFMELDEFSDGVAALKDKKIVIVGCGSQGLNQGLNMRDSGLDISYALRDGAIKEKRQSYKNATENNFTVGTYEELIPSADLVINLTPDKQHTGVIKAIMPHIKKDGVLSYSHGFNIVEEGMQIREDITVIMVAPKCPGSEVREEYKRGFGVPTLIAVHPENDHLGIGLEWAKAYAYGTGGHKAGVLQSSFVAEVKSDLMGEQTILCGLLQTGSILSFDKMVADGVSPDYAAKLIQYGWETITEALKHGGITNMMDRLSNPAKIKAFEISEELKEIMRPLFQKHMDDIISGEFSSRMMRDWSNDDKELLEWRAATGETAFEKTEASEEEISEQEYFDKGVLMVAMVKSGVELAFETMVEAGIIAESAYYESLHETPLIANTIARKKLFEMNRIISDTAEYGCYLFDHSCKPLIKDYVNGLDKDFIGHAYGTEETGVDNLELIAVNDALRQHPVEIVGAKLRKAMTAMKRIHE; this comes from the coding sequence ATGACAAACTATTTTAACAGCCTTTCTTTACGAGAAAAATTAGCCCAACTGGGGACTTGCAGGTTCATGGAGCTAGATGAGTTTAGTGATGGAGTGGCTGCATTAAAAGATAAAAAAATAGTTATTGTAGGATGTGGATCTCAAGGTCTTAATCAGGGATTAAACATGAGAGATAGCGGTCTTGATATTTCTTACGCGCTACGCGATGGAGCGATTAAAGAAAAAAGGCAGTCTTACAAAAATGCAACTGAAAACAATTTTACAGTTGGTACTTACGAAGAGTTAATTCCATCAGCAGATTTGGTGATTAATCTTACTCCAGATAAGCAACATACCGGCGTAATTAAAGCTATTATGCCACATATTAAAAAAGACGGGGTGCTTTCGTATTCTCATGGTTTTAATATTGTTGAAGAAGGAATGCAAATTAGAGAGGATATTACTGTAATTATGGTAGCTCCTAAGTGTCCCGGTAGTGAGGTAAGAGAGGAATATAAAAGAGGTTTTGGTGTACCAACACTAATTGCTGTGCATCCAGAAAATGATCATTTAGGTATTGGCCTGGAGTGGGCTAAAGCTTATGCTTATGGTACCGGTGGTCATAAAGCGGGAGTACTTCAATCTTCTTTTGTAGCTGAAGTTAAATCTGATTTAATGGGAGAACAAACCATTCTTTGTGGATTGCTTCAAACAGGATCGATCTTAAGCTTTGATAAAATGGTGGCTGATGGTGTTTCACCTGATTATGCGGCCAAGCTTATTCAGTATGGATGGGAAACGATTACTGAAGCACTTAAGCACGGTGGTATCACTAATATGATGGATCGTCTTTCTAATCCTGCAAAGATCAAAGCTTTTGAAATTTCAGAAGAATTAAAAGAGATTATGCGTCCGCTTTTCCAGAAACATATGGACGATATTATTTCTGGGGAGTTTAGCTCCAGAATGATGAGAGACTGGTCGAATGACGATAAAGAATTATTAGAGTGGAGAGCCGCTACCGGAGAAACTGCTTTTGAAAAAACCGAAGCTTCAGAAGAAGAAATTTCAGAACAGGAATATTTCGATAAAGGTGTGCTAATGGTTGCTATGGTAAAATCTGGTGTAGAACTGGCCTTTGAAACCATGGTAGAAGCAGGTATTATTGCAGAATCTGCGTATTATGAATCATTGCACGAAACTCCGCTTATCGCCAATACCATTGCCAGAAAGAAATTATTTGAAATGAACAGAATTATTTCGGATACGGCAGAATATGGTTGCTACCTTTTTGATCATTCTTGTAAGCCACTTATCAAAGATTACGTGAATGGCTTGGATAAAGATTTTATAGGTCATGCTTATGGAACTGAGGAAACCGGAGTTGATAATCTTGAATTGATTGCTGTAAATGACGCACTAAGACAGCATCCTGTAGAAATAGTAGGAGCAAAGCTTAGAAAAGCCATGACTGCAATGAAAAGAATACATGAATAA